The Kineococcus rhizosphaerae sequence CGTGGACCGGGTGAACCTGCCGACGGGCCCGGACACGACGCGCCGCGCGGTGGGTTTCGGCGTCCGGCTGCTGCGCTGGGACGACCAGCCCGTCGCCGTCCTGCAGCGCACCGCGCAGCGGCACAGCGGCTACCCGACGGGCTTCGAGGTCGTCGCCGCGCAGGAGTCCCTCGTCCCCGCCTTCATCGCCGAGGTCCGCCGGCTCATGGTGGAGCGCAGCGTCCTGCGCGGGCAGGTGCTGTCGTTCTCCGGTTCCCCCTACGAGCCGCACAACGCCGGCATCACGTTCGTCCACCGCCCCGCGGTGACGGCCGACGACGTCGTGCTGCCGCCGGGGTCGCTGGAGCGCATCGCCCGGCACGTCGTCGGGGTGGGCACCCACTCGGCGCGCCTGCAGGGCTCGGGGCAGCACCTCAAGCGCGGGGTCCTGCTCTACGGCCCGCCCGGGACGGGCAAGACCCTCACGGTGCGGCACCTGGTGGCCCGCGCCGAGAACAGCACGGTGGTGCTGCTGGCCGGTCAGGCCCTGGCCCACGTCACGACGGCCGCGCACCTGGCCCGCGCCATGCAGCCGGCGATCGTCGTCCTGGAGGACTGCGACCTCGTCGCCGAGGACCGGGGGTTCAACCCGGGCGAACGTCCCCTGCTGTTCCAGCTCCTGGACGCCATGGACGGTCTCGACGGGGACGCCGACGTCGCCTTCCTGCTGACCACGAACCGGGCGGACCTGCTCGAACGCGCCCTGGCCCAGCGCCCCGGTCGCGTCGACCTGGCCGTGGAGATCCCGTTGCCGGACCGCGACGCGCGGTTCGCGCTGTTCCAGCTCTACGCCCGCGGGCTGCCCGTCTCCCCGGAGGTGATCGCCGAGGCCGCCGACCGCACGGCGGGGGTGACGGCCAGCTTCGCCCGGGAACTGCTGCGCCGGGCCGTCCTCGTGGGCGCCGAGGCGGGCCACGACGTCACCGACGCCGACGTCCGCACGGCCCTGGACGAACTGCTCTCCGACGCCGAGCACCTGACCCGCAGCCTGCTGGGCTCTCAGCCCGCGACGGGTACCTCGTCACCCGCGTAGCGTTCCTCCAGGTCGCCGGTCTCCCCCTGCCGCGCAGCGGGTCGGCCCAGGAACAGGCAGTAGGACCAGAACGCGACCTCGGCGAGCACCCCGATCCCGACGCGCGCCCACGTCGGCAACCCCGACGGCGTCACGAAACCCTCGATGAGCCCGGAGACGAACAGCACCCCGACCAGGCCGAGGGCGACGCCGACCATGGCGCGCCCCTCGGTCGCCAGCGCCTGCGAGCGCGTCCGCGCCCCCGGCGCGACCCACGCCCAGAACAGCTTCAGCCCCGCCCCGGCGGCCACGAACACGGCGGTCAGCTCGAGGATGCCGTGCGGCAGGATCAGCCCGAAGAACAGCTCCCCGCGGCCGTGGTCGATGAGCAGCCCGCCCTGCAGGCCGACGTTCACGGCGTTGACCGCCAGGGAGACCAGCACCGGCACGCCCGTGATGCCGAGGGCCACGCAGGTCGCCGCGACCCAGGCGTTGTTCGTCCACACCCGCCCCGCGAACTGCGCGTGGCTGTACTCGGAGTAGTACCCCTCGAAGTCGGAGTTCACGAGCTGGCGCACGTTCTCGTTCGACCCGAACAGGCTCGCCTGCACGGCGGGGTCCTGCACGACCCACAGGCCCGAGGCGACGGCCAGCACGAGCGTGAACGCGAAGGCGCCCGTCGTCCACCAGCGCAACCGCCACAGGGCGGCGGGCAGGCCCCGGGTCGTGTAGTGCACGACCTGGCGCCACGCGGTGTACCGCGACCCCGTCAGCCGGGCGCGGGCCCGCACGAGCAGCGTCGAGAGCTGGTCCAGCAGCACCGGCTCGGACTGCGCCGAACGCAGCGCCGACAGGTGGGTCGCGGTGCGCTGGTAGAGGGCCACGAGCTCGTCGGCCTCGGCGCCGTCGAGGTCGCGGCGGGCCACGAGGGCGCGCAACCTCGCCCACTCGTGCTCGTGCACGGCCCGGAAGGCGTCGACGTCCACGCCCGCCAGGCTATCTTCCACAGGGTGCACAGGGTCGCGGTGCTGGTCCTCGACGGGGCGAAACCGCTCGACGTCGGGATCCCGGCGCAGGTGTTCTCCCACCGGCCCTCGATGCCGTACGAGCTGCGCGTGTGCGGGGCGGCGCCGGGCCGGGTCCGCGGCGGGGAGGGGTTGTCCTACCACGTGGACTCCGGGCTGGAGACGTTCACCTGGGCGCAGACCATCTTCATCCCCGGCTACCGCGAACCGGCCACCACCGCGCCGCCGGCGGCCGTCGTCGAGGCCCTGCTGGCCGCCCACGCGCGCGGGGCGCGGATCGCCGCGATCTCCACGGGGGCGTTCGCGCTGGCCGCGACGGGGCTGCTCGACGGCCTGCGCGCCACGACGCACTGGCACTACACGCGCGTCCTGGCCGAGCGCCACCCCCGCGTCCGCGTCGACGAGAACGTCCTGTTCGTCGACTCCGGCGACGTCCTGACCTCGGCGGGGGCGGCCTCGGGCATCGACCTGTGCCTGCACCTGCTGCGCCGCGACCACGGCGTCGCCGCGGCCAACCACGTCGCCCGCCGCCTCGTCGCGGCCCCCTACCGCAGCGGGGGCCAGGCCCAGTACGTCCCGCGCAGCGTCCCCGAGGGCGTCGGCGAGGTGTTCGCGGCCACGCGCGAGTGGGCCCTGCACCACCTGGCCGGGCCGCTGACCCTGGACGCCCTCGCCCAGCACGCCAACGTCTCGGCGCGGACGTTCTCGCGGCGGTTCGTGGAGAACACCGGCTACACGCCCATGCAGTGGGTGCTGCGGGTGCGCGTCGACGCGGCGCGCGAACTGCTCGAACGCACCGACCTGCCCGTCGAGCAGGTCGCCGCCCGGGTGGGGCTGGGCACGGGGGCGAACCTGCGGCTGCACTTCGGCCGGATCCTCGGGACGTCGCCGACGGAGTACCGGCACACCTTCTCGGCGTGAACGGGGTGGGTCGCGGCGGGTCGGAGCGGTGGGGGGTGTCGGGCCGGCCCGACACCGGGCTGTCGGGCTGGCAGGCTCGTGGCGTGGACGCCGCGGCCGACAGGATCGGGGACGTGACCGAGAACCCGCCCCGTCCCCGCGTCCCGCTGCTGCGCAGGCTGGCCGACGACAGCGTCTTCGTCCTGTCGGGGTGGTCCCTGGGCCTCGCCGGGTTCGTGGTCGTCGTGACCGGGGTGTCCCTGGCCGCGGGCCTGCTCGTGGTGTGGGTGGGGGTCCCCGCCCTGGCCGGCGCGCTGCTGACCGCCCGCGGGCTCGCGCACGTGCAGCGCGCCCAGCTGCGCCACCGGCTGCACCGCGAGGCCCCGACCCCCCGCTACCTGCGGCCCGCGCCGGCCGCGGGCCGGGTGCGGCGCGCGCTGACCCCGCTGCGCGACCCGCAGTCCTGGTTCGACCTCGCCTGGGCGCTGCTGGCCTTCGTCACCGGGACGGTCGCCGTCGTGGTGGCGGTGTCGTGGGCGGCGCTGGCCCTGGGCGGGCTGACGTACTGGTTCTGGCAGCGGTGGCTGCCCGAGAGCGACGGGTCGCTGGTCGAGCTCCTGGGCTGGGGTTCGGGACGGCAGGCCGAGTCGCTGCTGAACCTCGGGATCGGCGTCGTGGCCGTGCTGCTGCTGCCGGGGGTGCTGCGGCTGTGCGCCGGGCTGCACGGCGGGGTCGCCGACGTGCTGCTGTGCAGCCGGGCCCGTCTGCAGGGCGACGTGCAGC is a genomic window containing:
- a CDS encoding GlxA family transcriptional regulator, which encodes MHRVAVLVLDGAKPLDVGIPAQVFSHRPSMPYELRVCGAAPGRVRGGEGLSYHVDSGLETFTWAQTIFIPGYREPATTAPPAAVVEALLAAHARGARIAAISTGAFALAATGLLDGLRATTHWHYTRVLAERHPRVRVDENVLFVDSGDVLTSAGAASGIDLCLHLLRRDHGVAAANHVARRLVAAPYRSGGQAQYVPRSVPEGVGEVFAATREWALHHLAGPLTLDALAQHANVSARTFSRRFVENTGYTPMQWVLRVRVDAARELLERTDLPVEQVAARVGLGTGANLRLHFGRILGTSPTEYRHTFSA
- a CDS encoding sensor histidine kinase encodes the protein MNGVGRGGSERWGVSGRPDTGLSGWQARGVDAAADRIGDVTENPPRPRVPLLRRLADDSVFVLSGWSLGLAGFVVVVTGVSLAAGLLVVWVGVPALAGALLTARGLAHVQRAQLRHRLHREAPTPRYLRPAPAAGRVRRALTPLRDPQSWFDLAWALLAFVTGTVAVVVAVSWAALALGGLTYWFWQRWLPESDGSLVELLGWGSGRQAESLLNLGIGVVAVLLLPGVLRLCAGLHGGVADVLLCSRARLQGDVQRVVDSREAARDAEAASLRRLERDLHDGPQQGMVRLAVDISRARRQLDVDPARAGEILDEALVRARSTTQELRALSRGIAPPLLVDRGLAAAVGELLQRSPIPTTSTLGIPEDLPPHVETAVYFAVAEALTNVAKHSAASRTALEITTRDGHLVATVTDDGIGGAHIAKGSGLAGLQQRLAGLEGALTVSSPAGGPTVLAASVPLPGGTGA
- a CDS encoding stage II sporulation protein M; the encoded protein is MDVDAFRAVHEHEWARLRALVARRDLDGAEADELVALYQRTATHLSALRSAQSEPVLLDQLSTLLVRARARLTGSRYTAWRQVVHYTTRGLPAALWRLRWWTTGAFAFTLVLAVASGLWVVQDPAVQASLFGSNENVRQLVNSDFEGYYSEYSHAQFAGRVWTNNAWVAATCVALGITGVPVLVSLAVNAVNVGLQGGLLIDHGRGELFFGLILPHGILELTAVFVAAGAGLKLFWAWVAPGARTRSQALATEGRAMVGVALGLVGVLFVSGLIEGFVTPSGLPTWARVGIGVLAEVAFWSYCLFLGRPAARQGETGDLEERYAGDEVPVAG
- a CDS encoding AAA family ATPase, producing the protein MDPETRDLALSIRRFLDDVVHSAQAQADEAGPKIADVVGAHLGTGANQLPVVREEVPDHQFVDLDIALTLLGERGGGEEVVGVGGGDQRGHHGFSDFLAGHYGHFGLGAVDRVNLPTGPDTTRRAVGFGVRLLRWDDQPVAVLQRTAQRHSGYPTGFEVVAAQESLVPAFIAEVRRLMVERSVLRGQVLSFSGSPYEPHNAGITFVHRPAVTADDVVLPPGSLERIARHVVGVGTHSARLQGSGQHLKRGVLLYGPPGTGKTLTVRHLVARAENSTVVLLAGQALAHVTTAAHLARAMQPAIVVLEDCDLVAEDRGFNPGERPLLFQLLDAMDGLDGDADVAFLLTTNRADLLERALAQRPGRVDLAVEIPLPDRDARFALFQLYARGLPVSPEVIAEAADRTAGVTASFARELLRRAVLVGAEAGHDVTDADVRTALDELLSDAEHLTRSLLGSQPATGTSSPA